CATGCTGCTGCCACAGGTGCAGAAGTTTTAGAGACAGAAATTGACGTGATTCATCATAATGGTCACGTGATTAAGTTGTTGGAATATGCTGCCCCGCTGTTTGATGAGCAAGGGAAGGTTAGAGGTTGTGTGGGAGCCTTTCTCAACATTACGGAACGCAAGCAAGCCGAAGAGTCGCAACGGTTTTTAGCTGAGGCAGGTACCCTCCTAGCCGCTTCCTTGGACTATCAAACTACCTTAGAAAACTTAGCTCAATTGATGGTGCCCTCGCTGGCTGACTGGTGTGTGGTGGATGTAGTCGAAGAAGACCAAACCTTAAGGCGCGTAGCGATCGCTCATACTAACCCAGAGAAGTTGCTGTGGGCTGAGGAGTTAAATCGGCGCTATCCTCCTGATCCCAATGCCCCTAGAGGGACATCTAACGTAGTTCGTACTGGGCAGTCGGAGTTTTATCCAGAAATTGATGAAGCGTTGTTGAGGGCAATAGCCCAAGACTCAGAGCACTTAGAAATGCTGCGACAGGTTGGCTTTAGCTCGGCGATGTTGGTGCCCTTGGTTGCGCGGGGTCGTACCTTGGGAGTTATTTCCATCATCAGTGCTGAATCTGGTCGCCACTACACCCGATCCGATTTAGCGTTTGTGGAGGATCTGGCTCATCGGGCGGCGCTAGCGGCAGACAATGCTCGTTTGTATCGAGAAGCCCAAGAGGTGGGAGAAAATCTGCGGCAGGCAATTTTGATTTTGGGTGAGCAGCAACAGCAGTTGCGTACCTTGCAACGGTTAACAAATTTATTGAACCAACGATTAGCCGACTTGCCAGGACTGTTGCAGACGATGGTGCGCTCGGTGTGCGGAGCCATTCCAGGGGCAGAATTTGGTCTCATCGCTTTACGAAATACCCAACGAAATCTACTAGAACTGACGGCCAAAGTTGGCGTTGGTATGGAAAAACTGCACTTGGATGGCTCCTACATTCGGAACGGGTTTTTGGGGCAAGTGTTTTTGACGGGAGAATCCCTGCTGTTGCAAGGCGAGTCATTGCAAGAGTATGGCTCTGAGGAGATGCCTGCTTCGATCTATGCAGTGGCGATCGAATCAGCTCAGGCAGGGCGCTTGGGAGTGCTCGCGATCGGTAATTGGCAAGATTCTCAAGCCTTTGATGACGAGGATCAACGGCTGCTAGTGGCGTTTGGAGAGCAAGCGGCGATCGCAATCAATAATGCCCGCTTGATCAACGTGCTGGAGGAGCGAGAAGAGCGCTTAGCGGTGCAAAATGACATTTTGGCGCGCCAAAATACAGAACTGGAACGGCAACGTCAACAGATCCAACTGCAAAACCTCCAACTTCTAGAAGCGGCCCAGCTCAAGTCTCAGTTTCTAGCCACCATGTCCCATGAGTTGCGAACACCGATGAATGCGATTATTGGCTTCTCACAATTGTTACTACGCCAGCCTCAGAGCCGACTCAATCCGCAGCAGCGAGATATGGTGGAGCGAGTTTTGAACAACGGTAAGAACTTGTTGGCGCTGATTAACGATATTCTTGATCTCTCTAAAATTGAAGTGGGTCGCTTAGAGTTGAGACCAGAAGAAATTAACTTAGCGCATTTGGTCAAAGCGACCACTGAGGAGTTGCGATCGCTGGCTGAGCAAAAGAATTTGGATTTGTCCGTCAGCACTAACCTGGTAAACCCTGCTATCGTCAATGACACGATGCGGTTGCGCCAAGTTTTGGTTAACTTGTTGTCTAATGCAATTAAATTTACCGATTCAGGCCGTGTCAGGGTTGAGGCTTGGGAAGTTTCACCTAGCTGTGTCGCGATCGCGGTGCAAGACACCGGAATTGGTATTGCCCAATCAGATTTGCAACACATTTTTGAAGAGTTTCGCCAGGTAGATCAAACTACAACTCGTAAACATGGTGGTACAGGTTTAGGGCTGGCTATTACAGATTGGTTGGTGCAAATGATGGATGGCTCTATTACCGTTGAGAGTGCATTGGGCCAAGGCTCAACTTTTCGAGTGGAATTACCCCGTCACCTAGACTTACCCCGCTAAATCTCCTAACTTTTACGAGATACTACATGGCTATTTAAGTGTAATTGCACCGTGACTATCGTTCCTCGGTCAGTATCACTCTCTACAGAAATTTGCCCACCATGTAAGTCTAAGCATCTTTTAACCATAGTGAGTCCTAACCCTGTGCCAGGAATATTACCCACATTATCAGCCCGCTGAAACGGCTCAAAAAGATAATTTTTTGCTTCTGCCGGAATGCCAATTCCTGTATCTTTAACTTGAAAAATGACTGTGTTATCAGAACAAATCAGATCAAAATTAATATCATTACCTTCAGGCGAGTATTTAATTGCATTTGAAAGAAGATTAGTTAAGACATGCCTTAATAGTTTTTTGTCTAAACAAGCTTGATCACAACTACCCTGCTGGTTGAAAATAATTCGATGCTTTAGACCTGCATTAAACTGCATTTCTTCTACAACAATGCTGCAAAACTCCTCCAGGTCTAAGGGGGCTGGATCAAATCTGAGATTGCCTCCCTCGACTCGGCCAATGGCTAAAACATCGCTGAGTAATTGATCCATCGCTCGAATTGAGTTTTGAATCATATATAAGTACTCACGCCTTCGCTCTTCAGGAAGGTCATGTTTCTCTTGTTCAAGGAGCTGTGCCGCAGACAAGATAGAGGTCATGGGATTGCGAAATTCGTGCGCTGCCATCGACCAAAAACGAGACTTTAGTTCACTCAGTTCTCTCTCTTTTTCCAATGCCACCCGAATCGCTTCCTCGGACAAACGTCTCCGTAAAGCAACTTCAATCGCAACGTGTAAGTCTCTAGCATCAAACGGTTTCAGAATATAACCAAATGGCTCTGTGGCTTTGGCTCGCTGCAAAGTTGCCTCGTCTGCATAAGCAGTGAGATAAATTACAGGAATATCAAAATCAGCCCGAATTTGTTCTGCGGTTTCGATGCCATCTATCTCACCTTTGAGTTGAATATCCATCAACACCAAATCGGGTCGGATCTCTGCCGTTTTTTTAATAGCTTCTTCGCCAGAAGCAACCGTCACGGGCACCACATAACCTAACTTTTTCAGCCTTTTCTCAATATCTCTGGCAACAATTCTTTCATCTTCAACTACTAAAATTTTTTCATTGGCCATTTTTTTCGATCCTTCCAATATTGCCTATTTCTGAAAATGTAATAATAAAAGCGGTGCCATTGCTTTGGTTAAGCTCAATCGTGCCATCTAGCTGTTCTGTGAAAATGCAAACCAACTCTAAACCCAATGATTCGGTATTGCGAAAGTCAATATTTTCTGGAAAGCCAATGCCGTTATCTCGAACCGTTAAAGTAAATTGATTCTCCTCAGTTGAGGTAATACTAATCCGAATTTCATTTTCTTGATTTGAGCCTGGGAAAGCATGTTTTAGGGAGTTTGAAACTAATTCATTAATAATTAAGCCGCAAGGAATTGCCGTATCGATGTTTAACCAAACTCCTACAGCATTTGTGGTTAAGGTGACACTTGAGGCAAAAGCAACATAGGAACGAATTAAATTATCTGTTAGATCATGAATGTATTCATCGAAATTTATTTTTAATAAGTTGCTGGACTGGTAGAGCTTTTCGTGGATGAGCGCCATCGAGCGAATGCGGTTTTGGCTATCGTTAAACAAAGCCAGGATTTTGTCATCTTTTACATAGTCAGATTGCAGTCTCAAGACGCTAGAGATAACTTGCAAGTTATTTTTGACTCGATGGTGAATTTCCTTCAGTAGCACCTCTTTTTCTTTTAAGGATAGTTTTAGCTGCTCCTCTGCTCGCTTGCGCTCAGCCAGTTCATTCTGGACTTGGTGATAAAGCTCAGATTGTTGAATGGCGATCGCCATATGGGTTGCTAGTTGCTTAAGTAACTCAACTTCAAACTGTCGCCAGCGCCGGGGGCCAACGCAATGATAGGCACACAACAACCCCCACAGATGCTCGCCTTGCAGGATCGGTACTACGAGGCTAGCGCGAATGTCATACAGAACTAAAATATCGATATGGCATTGAGTTAAACCCGCTGTGTAGATGTCTTCTGTGACTTGAATTCGGCCTCTTTTGTAGGCTTGGGCGTAATTTTGACCAAAGCAGGTATCTTGAATGCTGCTGTTGACGGCAGGTCTCCAACCTTCTGCCACCGATTCGACGACGACTGTGCCGCTGTAGTCTGGATTGAAGCGGTACATAATCACTCGATCCGTCTGCAAAAAGCGTCGGACTTCATTAACGGCAGTCTGAAGAATTTCATTTAAGTTAAGAGACTCCCGAATATGCAGCGCCATTGCCGTCAGGATTTGGCTGCACTGTAACTGTTCTAGTAACTCTGCTGGATTTTCTAAAAGCTGTGTTTCTAGGTCAGTATGACAATTTTGGGTTCGTTGGTTTTTTTCGACTTCAAAGTGCTCAATCGACTGCTGGAGTTGTTCTACAGCGCTGTGTATTTCGTCGAGATCTAAGCTGTATAAGAAGCTGGTGGGAGAAACGACGCTTAACAATCCCCCAGTGTTACCGGATACACCCAGTCGTTGCACTCGCTGTTGTTGCATTTCCCAATAAGCTACCAATACAGACTCTGAGACAGGAAAGCAGGGTAGGGATGTGCTCATGACCGCCTGGGCTGGTATCTGTAATAAATCTAGTTCTAGCGCCCAAAGCTGGATAATATGCCGTTCTAGAATGATGCCTACGGGTGCCTCTATGCCAGAAGTAGAGTCAGAATTAGGGCCAGGATGAGGAGTTGCTGCTGTCAACACTACATAATCAACTCGCTGCTCACCCATGAGCTGGGCTAAATCTAGCAATGTCGTGGTCACGGGGGCTTGAACGACCGGAGGTGCTGCCAACTCTCCTAGCGGCTTGGATTTCAGCAATTCATCTAGCTGTAATACATTGCGGATACTGGCAGGTGTCACGATTCCTACCAGTTCGCCTTGTGGGTCTACGACGGGCAGATGCTGAATTTGATGTTGTCTTAGGAGTGCTAGGGCAGTAAAAACATCTTGATGCTCAGTCTGAGTCAGGGCGATCGCAGGCTGCTGCATCACCTCAGAAACTTTGACCTCTGCTAAGTTGCGATTGGAGGCGATCGCCTGGATAGCCTCTCGCTCAGCAAACACGCCGAGTAACTGTGAACCCTCGATCACCAGAATGGCACTGGCGCGGGCTTCGCCCATTAAAACGGTGTTGCGCGATAGTTCCAATGCTGGCAGTACGCAGCTACTCTGGGCTTTACTCATCATGGCGATCGCCTCTACCACTGAGGTTTCAGGAGGCACGGTTAAAGGACGCCGATCGATCGCAGCCTCTAGAGTGAGCGGAAAGGTTGACGGATCTTGTGCTTGCATAGTTAAGCAGTAGGTGATTGCAGGCTAGCTATCGAGGGCTGTCGTCACGACCCGTTATTTTTGTGGTGAGGGGGTAGAGGTTTTCCTTACAGTACCTTGTCTGAAAAACTCGCTCAATGACCTTTTTAGAGAGAAAATCGCTCAGGCTGGATCGTCCTAATTGATGAGTTAGTCTGCTTGCCGCTCGGCCAATCGCAACTTGGCTGAGCGCGATCGCGGATTAGCCTCAAGTTCGTCTGGTTGGGGTAATATCGGCTTTTTGGTGAGTATTTTGAGCAACGGTGAATCTCTTAGCCTGTGTTTCACCAGTCGATCTTCTAAGCTATGAAAACTGATCACTCCAATTCTGCCACCTAGTTTTAACCAACTCGGTGCAGTGTCAAGGAACGTTTCTAAAACCTTCAGTTCTTGGTTCACCACGATCCGCAAGGCTTGAAACACTCTGGTTGCGGGGTGAATGCGGCCATAACGGTATGAACGAGGGACACAACGCGCGATCGCTTCTGCCAACTCTGTCGTGGTTTGGAAAGGGCGTTTCTCCACAATATTGCGGGCAATCCGGCGCGATAGCCGTTCTTCGCCATAGTTATAGAAGATATTTGCCAGTTCCACTTCATCCCAGAAGTTAATCACCTCTGCGGCGGTGAGGTCTTGGCGTTGATCCATCCGCATATCGAGGCTGGCTTCGTGACGAAAGCTGAACCCCCGGTCGGGAATATCAAACTGGGCTGAACTCACGCCTAAATCGGCAATGATGCCATCGAATCTTAGGTTCCCGGGGGCGTAAGTGGCGAAGTTGCGGTGGCCGAACTGGACGCGATCGCCAAACTCAGCCAAATTTGCTTGGGCGGCGGCGATCGCTTGTTCATCTTGATCCAAGGCTGTGACTCGGACATCCGGTGCGGCTTCTAAAATTAAACGGCTGTGCCCACCGCCACCCACCGTTACATCTAAATACTGGCCGCCCGCTCGGACTTCCAAGCCTGCAATCAGTTCTCGGCTCAGCACTGAGACATGCACAAAGGCTGGAGTGTCCGAGTTGAGCCGTTCTTGGGAGTCCGTCGTCATGCCGATTCCTTACCGTCGATAGATCGCTGTGGGTGCTACTTGGCGTAGTTTCTTTTCTCTGTTTTTGGTGTGTTTGCTTAACAGCAGGATGTAAGTCTGCTCAGGAAATTCCATGTCATTGGCAATCTGATCAATGAGTTTTTGATCAGCCTGATCGCTGTTGGTCTCCCAAAAGCCCTGCTGGCGCTTCACCGCTAATACATAAAAAGCTTGTTCGGGAAAGTAATGCATCACTTTCCGCACCAAGTATGCCTCTTTCAATTGATCATACCGAGCTAACTGCGTTACCAGAGATTGAATTGTCTCCGCTGAGAAATCATGGGCTTGGAATTCGTCGCTGGCTTGTACGGAAGAACGCTCTTGGCGGGCCAGCATTAGGGTCTCGTAGTGCTGTTCCGCCCGTTTCTGATAAATCTGAATCTGCTCTGTTTGCCCTTGTCGGGACAAAAAATTCAGAATCAGTTCGTATCCTGCTGAAGCCCAGTCGAACCGAACCGCGATCGCCTTTTCGATATGCTCAATGCCCGCTGTTTCTTGCTGTTCCAGTAACACTTGTCCCAGAGTGTAATGAGCTGCGGCATGCTCAGCGTCCATTGTCAGCACTGCTTGTAACAGAGGAATTGCGGCGGCTGAGTCCCGGACTTCTAAAGTTAATCTGGCTCGCTCCCAAGCCTCTTCTAGGGTTAAGGGCTGACTTTGGACTTGGGTTTCTAGCCCTTGCAATTGTTTTTGTGCTTCTTGAAGATGGGCATATCGTTGCCGCCATGGAGTCGCCATTTGTTCTTGCCATTGGCGATCGAAGTGAGCTGTGAGTTGAGTTAAAGCTGACCCCAATAATGCTCTGGCAGCACTGACCGATACAGGTTGGGGTAGCACCGGGGGTTGATTCGGTGAAAGCGAGACCCCTAAGGCCGAAAGGCGATCGCTGAGACAAGGATGGGTGTCGGCATAATCGGTTTTGCGGGCTAAGGCATGGTTGAGCCATTGCGTAGCAGTTTCAGGTTCCGCAGGTTGGCGCAAGGCTGTGGCTAAGTTGGTGAATGCGGTAGTGGGTGGCTCAATTTGGTGCTCTACCTGTTGATAAAGCTTAGGCCAGTAAGCATTTTCTAAAAATCGAGCTTGAAGATTGACGTTAATTAAGGCAGCTACCGTATGATTGGCTCCTGCTAACTCTGCTGCACAGCGATCGGCTTCGTATTCATCATTCCGAGCCAGCACAAACGAGTAGGCGCTAAAGAACGGCGCATACCAATTGAAAAACCGCTCAAATAGGAACCAAGACCCTTGTTGTTCGTTGTGCTGTAGTCGTTCAAAGA
This region of Trichocoleus desertorum NBK24 genomic DNA includes:
- a CDS encoding ATP-binding protein, whose amino-acid sequence is MANEKILVVEDERIVARDIEKRLKKLGYVVPVTVASGEEAIKKTAEIRPDLVLMDIQLKGEIDGIETAEQIRADFDIPVIYLTAYADEATLQRAKATEPFGYILKPFDARDLHVAIEVALRRRLSEEAIRVALEKERELSELKSRFWSMAAHEFRNPMTSILSAAQLLEQEKHDLPEERRREYLYMIQNSIRAMDQLLSDVLAIGRVEGGNLRFDPAPLDLEEFCSIVVEEMQFNAGLKHRIIFNQQGSCDQACLDKKLLRHVLTNLLSNAIKYSPEGNDINFDLICSDNTVIFQVKDTGIGIPAEAKNYLFEPFQRADNVGNIPGTGLGLTMVKRCLDLHGGQISVESDTDRGTIVTVQLHLNSHVVSRKS
- a CDS encoding histidine kinase dimerization/phosphoacceptor domain -containing protein, which translates into the protein MQAQDPSTFPLTLEAAIDRRPLTVPPETSVVEAIAMMSKAQSSCVLPALELSRNTVLMGEARASAILVIEGSQLLGVFAEREAIQAIASNRNLAEVKVSEVMQQPAIALTQTEHQDVFTALALLRQHQIQHLPVVDPQGELVGIVTPASIRNVLQLDELLKSKPLGELAAPPVVQAPVTTTLLDLAQLMGEQRVDYVVLTAATPHPGPNSDSTSGIEAPVGIILERHIIQLWALELDLLQIPAQAVMSTSLPCFPVSESVLVAYWEMQQQRVQRLGVSGNTGGLLSVVSPTSFLYSLDLDEIHSAVEQLQQSIEHFEVEKNQRTQNCHTDLETQLLENPAELLEQLQCSQILTAMALHIRESLNLNEILQTAVNEVRRFLQTDRVIMYRFNPDYSGTVVVESVAEGWRPAVNSSIQDTCFGQNYAQAYKRGRIQVTEDIYTAGLTQCHIDILVLYDIRASLVVPILQGEHLWGLLCAYHCVGPRRWRQFEVELLKQLATHMAIAIQQSELYHQVQNELAERKRAEEQLKLSLKEKEVLLKEIHHRVKNNLQVISSVLRLQSDYVKDDKILALFNDSQNRIRSMALIHEKLYQSSNLLKINFDEYIHDLTDNLIRSYVAFASSVTLTTNAVGVWLNIDTAIPCGLIINELVSNSLKHAFPGSNQENEIRISITSTEENQFTLTVRDNGIGFPENIDFRNTESLGLELVCIFTEQLDGTIELNQSNGTAFIITFSEIGNIGRIEKNGQ
- the rsmH gene encoding 16S rRNA (cytosine(1402)-N(4))-methyltransferase RsmH, with amino-acid sequence MTTDSQERLNSDTPAFVHVSVLSRELIAGLEVRAGGQYLDVTVGGGGHSRLILEAAPDVRVTALDQDEQAIAAAQANLAEFGDRVQFGHRNFATYAPGNLRFDGIIADLGVSSAQFDIPDRGFSFRHEASLDMRMDQRQDLTAAEVINFWDEVELANIFYNYGEERLSRRIARNIVEKRPFQTTTELAEAIARCVPRSYRYGRIHPATRVFQALRIVVNQELKVLETFLDTAPSWLKLGGRIGVISFHSLEDRLVKHRLRDSPLLKILTKKPILPQPDELEANPRSRSAKLRLAERQAD
- a CDS encoding M48 family metalloprotease; translation: MAWTQERFETLVQRLEKFARQQPASYKVRVGLLAVLGYIYIFAVIAGLLAVFAAIAGLMIFSRRINTGMIKLALLVLIPAVIALRSLWVTFPPPTGLPLSREQAPQLFKLLDELTTKLQAPRFHHVLVTEEFNAAVVQVPRLGMLGWQQNYLLLGLPLLQALSLEQFRAVLAHELGHLSGNHSRFAGWIYRVRKTYDQLFERLQHNEQQGSWFLFERFFNWYAPFFSAYSFVLARNDEYEADRCAAELAGANHTVAALINVNLQARFLENAYWPKLYQQVEHQIEPPTTAFTNLATALRQPAEPETATQWLNHALARKTDYADTHPCLSDRLSALGVSLSPNQPPVLPQPVSVSAARALLGSALTQLTAHFDRQWQEQMATPWRQRYAHLQEAQKQLQGLETQVQSQPLTLEEAWERARLTLEVRDSAAAIPLLQAVLTMDAEHAAAHYTLGQVLLEQQETAGIEHIEKAIAVRFDWASAGYELILNFLSRQGQTEQIQIYQKRAEQHYETLMLARQERSSVQASDEFQAHDFSAETIQSLVTQLARYDQLKEAYLVRKVMHYFPEQAFYVLAVKRQQGFWETNSDQADQKLIDQIANDMEFPEQTYILLLSKHTKNREKKLRQVAPTAIYRR